The Streptomyces sp. Je 1-332 genome has a window encoding:
- a CDS encoding NYN domain-containing protein: MNDEIEISAQNSAQSAQDAQNNARISAQLERANGLLERVLAEVAKTPSTHAIFVDAGYVYAAAGRLAVGTEDRRAFDLDAEGLIEALIDKARTIFADSRLLRVYWYDGARRRIHTIEQQSIAELPDVKVRLGNLNANNQQKGVDSLIRTDLESLARYRAISDAALIGGDEDLVSAVEAAQGYGARVHLWGIEASEGRNQAEPLLWEVDSQRTFDLDFFKPYVSRRSAAATYETAGTPRPNREDVRFVGAQIAAKWLAARGRAALVDLLPGHPYLPGSVDQELLVEAEKLLAYSLRGQSDLRRALRDGFWEHLQTQY; encoded by the coding sequence ATGAACGACGAGATCGAGATCAGCGCCCAGAACAGCGCCCAGAGCGCCCAGGACGCCCAGAACAATGCCCGGATCAGTGCCCAGCTGGAGCGCGCCAACGGCCTCCTTGAGCGCGTGCTGGCCGAGGTGGCGAAGACGCCGTCCACCCACGCGATCTTCGTCGACGCCGGGTATGTCTACGCGGCGGCGGGGCGGCTCGCGGTCGGCACAGAGGACCGGCGCGCCTTCGACCTGGACGCGGAGGGGCTGATCGAGGCCCTCATCGACAAGGCGCGCACGATCTTCGCGGACAGCCGCCTGCTGCGTGTCTACTGGTACGACGGTGCGCGGCGCCGCATCCACACCATCGAGCAGCAGTCGATCGCGGAACTTCCCGACGTCAAGGTCCGCCTCGGCAACCTCAACGCGAACAACCAGCAAAAGGGCGTGGACTCCCTCATCCGGACGGACCTGGAGTCACTCGCCCGGTACCGCGCGATCAGCGACGCGGCCCTGATCGGGGGCGACGAGGACCTCGTCTCGGCGGTCGAGGCGGCGCAGGGGTACGGCGCGCGGGTGCACCTGTGGGGCATCGAGGCGAGCGAGGGCCGCAACCAGGCGGAGCCGCTGCTGTGGGAGGTCGACAGCCAGCGCACGTTCGACCTCGACTTCTTCAAGCCGTACGTCTCCCGGCGCAGCGCCGCGGCGACGTACGAGACGGCGGGTACGCCGCGGCCCAACCGCGAGGACGTGCGCTTCGTGGGCGCGCAGATCGCCGCGAAGTGGCTTGCCGCGCGGGGGCGCGCGGCGCTGGTGGATCTGCTGCCGGGGCATCCGTACCTGCCGGGGTCCGTGGACCAGGAGCTCCTGGTGGAGGCCGAGAAGCTGCTCGCGTACTCGCTGCGGGGGCAGTCGGATCTGAGGCGGGCGCTGCGGGACGGCTTCTGGGAGCACCTGCAGACGCAGTACTAG
- a CDS encoding suppressor of fused domain protein — MADVLALVEARLRTALGEPDARAAVTFLGTDRVEVLRFTDGDLVRYATLGMSAQPMADPTAALADPVKGPRAELILSVRAGVADTDKVLRPLAVLAASPQVEGLIVAPGASLDVGEPLWPGAQFTSVLVAESGGLVEDLELDEPMEPVRFLPVLPMTPNEAAWKRVHGAGALQERWLNSGTDLRDPLRKSVSLD; from the coding sequence ATGGCTGATGTTCTTGCTCTGGTCGAGGCCCGTCTCCGTACCGCCCTCGGTGAACCGGACGCCCGCGCCGCGGTGACCTTCCTCGGCACCGACCGCGTCGAAGTGCTGCGTTTCACGGACGGGGACCTGGTCAGGTACGCCACCCTCGGCATGTCAGCCCAGCCGATGGCCGATCCCACCGCCGCCCTGGCCGACCCGGTGAAGGGCCCGCGCGCGGAGTTGATCCTCTCGGTGCGGGCCGGCGTCGCCGACACGGACAAGGTGCTGCGGCCACTGGCCGTCCTCGCAGCCTCTCCGCAGGTCGAGGGCCTCATCGTGGCCCCCGGTGCCTCGCTCGACGTGGGTGAACCGCTGTGGCCCGGCGCGCAGTTCACGTCGGTCCTCGTCGCGGAGTCGGGTGGTCTGGTGGAGGACCTGGAGCTGGACGAGCCGATGGAGCCCGTACGGTTCCTGCCGGTGCTGCCCATGACGCCGAACGAGGCCGCGTGGAAGCGGGTGCACGGCGCGGGGGCCCTCCAGGAGCGCTGGCTGAACAGCGGTACGGACCTGCGCGATCCGCTGCGCAAGTCCGTGTCCCTGGACTGA
- a CDS encoding CBS domain-containing protein has protein sequence MAASASRVFVSHLAGTAVFDPNGDQVGRVRDLVATLRVQRRPPRLLGLVVELSTRRRIFLPMTRVTGIESGQVITTGVLNVRRFEQRPTERLVLGEMLDRRVRLVESDEEVTVLDVSVQQLPARRDWEIDRVFVRKGKGGTFRRKGETLTVEWSAVDGFSLEEHGQGAESLLATFEQLRPADLANVLHHLTPKRRAEVAAALDDDRLADVLEELPEDDQIEILGKLKEERAADVLEAMDPDDAADLLAELPEEDKERLLTLMQPDDAADVRRLMAYEERTAGGLMTTEPIVLRPDATVADALARVRQQDLSPALAAQVYVCRPPDETPTGKYLGTVHFQRLLRDPPYTLVSSILDDDLQTLLPQTALPQVAGFFATYDMVAAPVVDEGGSLLGAVTVDDVLDHMLPDDWRETEFHQEEEGVPHATG, from the coding sequence ATGGCGGCGAGCGCGTCCCGGGTCTTCGTGTCGCATCTGGCCGGTACCGCCGTCTTCGACCCGAACGGCGACCAGGTGGGCCGGGTGCGCGACCTGGTGGCGACGCTGCGGGTGCAGCGCAGGCCGCCCCGCCTCCTCGGCCTGGTCGTGGAGCTGTCGACGCGGCGGCGCATCTTCCTGCCGATGACGCGGGTGACCGGCATCGAGTCGGGCCAGGTCATCACGACCGGCGTACTGAACGTGCGGCGCTTCGAGCAGCGGCCCACCGAGCGGCTCGTGCTCGGCGAGATGCTCGACCGGCGGGTCAGGCTCGTCGAGTCGGACGAGGAGGTCACCGTCCTCGACGTGTCGGTGCAGCAGCTGCCGGCCCGCCGCGACTGGGAGATCGACCGGGTCTTCGTACGCAAGGGCAAGGGCGGCACCTTCCGGCGCAAGGGCGAGACGCTCACCGTCGAGTGGTCGGCCGTCGACGGCTTCTCCCTGGAGGAGCACGGCCAGGGCGCCGAGAGCCTGCTCGCCACCTTCGAACAGCTGCGCCCCGCGGACCTCGCCAACGTCCTGCACCACCTGACGCCGAAACGGCGGGCCGAAGTCGCCGCCGCCCTCGACGACGACCGGCTCGCCGACGTCCTCGAAGAGCTCCCCGAGGACGACCAGATCGAGATCCTCGGCAAGCTCAAGGAGGAGCGCGCCGCGGACGTCCTGGAGGCGATGGACCCGGACGACGCCGCCGACCTGCTCGCCGAGCTGCCCGAGGAGGACAAGGAGCGGCTGCTCACGCTGATGCAGCCGGACGACGCGGCCGACGTGCGGCGCCTGATGGCGTACGAGGAGCGCACCGCCGGCGGTCTGATGACGACCGAGCCGATCGTGCTGCGGCCGGACGCGACGGTCGCGGACGCCCTGGCGCGGGTGCGCCAGCAGGACCTGTCCCCCGCGCTCGCCGCGCAGGTCTACGTGTGCCGCCCGCCGGACGAGACACCGACGGGCAAGTACCTCGGCACGGTGCACTTCCAGCGGCTCCTGCGCGATCCGCCGTACACGCTGGTCAGTTCGATCCTCGACGACGATCTGCAGACGCTCCTGCCGCAGACCGCGCTGCCACAGGTCGCCGGGTTCTTCGCCACGTACGACATGGTGGCGGCCCCCGTCGTCGACGAGGGCGGCTCGCTGCTCGGTGCGGTCACCGTCGACGACGTGCTCGACCACATGCTGCCGGACGACTGGCGCGAGACCGAGTTCCACCAGGAAGAGGAGGGGGTGCCTCATGCCACCGGCTGA
- a CDS encoding MarC family protein, protein MFDVAVFGSLFLTLFVIMDPPGITPIFLGLTSGRPAKVQRKMAFQAVCVAFGVIAVFGVLGHQILDYLHVSVPALMIAGGLLLLLIALDLLTGKTDEPKQTKDVNVALVPLGMPLLAGPGAIVSVILAVQDADSAAAQLSVWAAIVAMHVVLWLVMRYSLLIIRVIKDGGVVLVTRLAGMMLSAIAVQQIINGVTQVINGA, encoded by the coding sequence GTGTTCGACGTCGCCGTCTTCGGCTCCCTCTTCCTCACCCTTTTCGTCATCATGGATCCCCCTGGGATCACCCCGATCTTCCTCGGGCTCACCTCCGGACGTCCGGCCAAGGTGCAGCGGAAGATGGCCTTCCAGGCCGTGTGCGTCGCCTTCGGCGTGATCGCGGTCTTCGGGGTCCTGGGACACCAGATCCTCGACTACCTGCATGTCTCCGTCCCCGCGTTGATGATCGCGGGCGGTCTGCTGCTCCTGCTGATCGCGCTCGACCTGCTCACCGGCAAGACGGACGAGCCGAAGCAGACCAAGGACGTCAACGTCGCCCTCGTGCCCCTCGGCATGCCGTTGCTCGCGGGGCCCGGCGCGATCGTCTCCGTCATCCTGGCGGTCCAGGACGCCGACAGTGCCGCCGCGCAGCTCTCCGTGTGGGCGGCGATCGTGGCGATGCACGTCGTGCTGTGGCTGGTGATGCGCTACTCGCTGCTGATCATCCGGGTCATCAAGGACGGCGGCGTGGTTCTGGTGACGCGGCTCGCGGGCATGATGCTCTCCGCGATCGCCGTGCAGCAGATCATCAACGGCGTGACGCAGGTGATCAACGGCGCCTAG
- a CDS encoding MFS transporter, which yields MNSSTGGAPSGQLDGRPGGPSAEDPFDEGATSLLRQPKAVWATAGASVVAFMGIGLVDPILPSIAKGLDASASQVSLLFTSYFLITAVAMLVTGFVSSRIGGKKTLLLGLALVVVFAGLAGTSGSVGELVGFRAGWGLGNALFVSTALAVIVGAAAGGSAAAILLYESALGLGMACGPLLGAVLGNASWRYPFFGTAALMAVGFLCITAFLKEQPKPAQKTSLLAPIKALGHGGLASAAASAFFYNYTFFTVLAFTPFVLNMTPYKSGAIFFAWGLLLAVFSVLVAPRLQARLGSLKVLGGSLVLLAADVLVLGYGNHATAIVCTILSGAFIGVNNTVYTELALGVSDAPRPVASAGYNFVRWFAAAAAPFFAPKIEEWSNIHIPFVVAAVTAVLGAVVVWVRKESLTHEAEELEPKHAAEDGVTVFAN from the coding sequence ATGAACAGCAGTACAGGAGGAGCCCCGTCAGGACAGCTGGATGGACGCCCGGGAGGGCCCTCCGCAGAGGATCCGTTCGACGAGGGAGCGACCAGTCTTCTGCGCCAGCCGAAGGCCGTCTGGGCCACCGCGGGCGCGTCCGTCGTCGCCTTCATGGGCATCGGGCTCGTCGACCCCATCCTTCCCTCCATCGCCAAGGGCCTCGACGCGTCGGCGAGCCAGGTCTCGCTGCTCTTCACCTCGTACTTCCTGATCACCGCCGTCGCGATGCTCGTGACCGGCTTCGTCTCCAGCCGGATCGGCGGCAAGAAGACCCTGCTGCTCGGCCTCGCGCTCGTCGTGGTCTTCGCGGGGCTCGCCGGCACCTCGGGGTCGGTCGGCGAACTCGTCGGCTTCCGCGCCGGATGGGGGCTCGGCAACGCGCTCTTCGTGTCGACCGCGCTCGCGGTCATCGTCGGCGCGGCGGCCGGCGGCAGCGCCGCCGCGATCCTGCTCTACGAGTCGGCGCTCGGTCTCGGCATGGCGTGCGGGCCGCTGCTCGGCGCGGTGCTCGGCAACGCGAGCTGGCGCTACCCGTTCTTCGGCACGGCCGCCCTGATGGCCGTCGGGTTCCTGTGCATCACGGCGTTCCTGAAGGAGCAGCCGAAGCCCGCGCAGAAGACGTCCCTGCTCGCGCCGATCAAGGCCCTCGGTCACGGTGGGCTCGCGTCGGCCGCCGCCTCCGCGTTCTTCTACAACTACACGTTCTTCACGGTCCTTGCCTTCACGCCGTTCGTCCTGAACATGACCCCGTACAAGTCGGGTGCGATCTTCTTCGCCTGGGGTCTGCTGCTCGCCGTCTTCTCGGTGCTCGTGGCCCCGCGGCTGCAGGCGCGGCTCGGCTCGCTGAAGGTGCTCGGCGGCTCGCTGGTACTCCTCGCGGCGGACGTGCTGGTGCTCGGGTACGGCAACCACGCCACGGCCATCGTCTGCACGATCCTGTCCGGCGCCTTCATCGGCGTGAACAACACCGTCTACACGGAGCTCGCGCTCGGCGTATCGGACGCGCCACGCCCGGTGGCCAGCGCCGGTTACAACTTCGTCCGGTGGTTCGCGGCCGCCGCGGCCCCGTTCTTCGCGCCGAAGATCGAGGAGTGGAGCAACATCCACATCCCCTTCGTGGTCGCGGCCGTCACGGCGGTGCTCGGCGCGGTCGTGGTCTGGGTCCGCAAGGAATCCCTGACGCACGAAGCCGAGGAGCTCGAACCGAAGCACGCGGCGGAGGACGGCGTCACCGTCTTCGCCAACTGA
- a CDS encoding magnesium and cobalt transport protein CorA translates to MSMIRDLRAAVRPSLRKDGSAYSSYDTTRDPTAASAVVDCAVYRDGRRAACHDTLTPHEAMLQVRRDGGFAWIGLHEPTEAEFAGIAAEFGLHPLAVEDAVHAHQRPKLERYDDTLFTVFKTIHYVEHAELTATSEIVETGEVMCFTGRDFFITVRHGGHGSLRALRRRLQEEPELLAKGPSSVLHTIADHVVDGYLAVADAMQDDIDEVETEVFSAPSKGKGSARGVDAGRIYQLKREVLEFKRAVSPLLRPMLLLSERPMRLVDPDIQKYFRDVADHLARVQEQVVGFDELLNSILQANLAQAAVAQNEDMRKITSWAAIIAVPTAVCGVYGMNFDHMPELHWRFGYPMVLGLIGGVCWAIHRTLKRNGWL, encoded by the coding sequence ATGTCGATGATCCGTGACCTTCGCGCCGCCGTCCGCCCCTCGCTCCGCAAGGACGGCAGCGCCTACAGCTCGTACGACACCACGCGCGACCCCACCGCGGCCTCCGCCGTCGTCGACTGCGCCGTCTACCGCGACGGCCGCCGCGCGGCCTGCCACGACACGCTCACGCCGCACGAGGCGATGCTCCAGGTGCGTCGCGACGGCGGCTTCGCCTGGATCGGTCTGCACGAGCCGACCGAGGCCGAATTCGCCGGTATCGCGGCCGAGTTCGGGCTGCACCCCCTCGCCGTCGAGGACGCGGTGCACGCCCACCAGCGGCCCAAGCTGGAGCGCTACGACGACACGCTGTTCACCGTCTTCAAGACGATCCACTACGTCGAGCACGCCGAACTCACCGCCACCAGCGAGATCGTGGAGACCGGCGAGGTGATGTGCTTCACCGGGCGGGACTTCTTCATCACCGTGCGGCACGGCGGCCACGGCTCGCTGCGCGCCCTGCGGCGCCGGCTCCAGGAGGAGCCCGAGCTCCTGGCCAAGGGGCCGTCCTCGGTCCTGCACACCATCGCCGACCACGTCGTCGACGGCTATCTCGCGGTCGCCGACGCGATGCAGGACGACATCGACGAGGTGGAGACGGAGGTCTTCTCCGCCCCGAGCAAGGGCAAGGGCTCCGCGCGCGGCGTCGACGCCGGGCGGATCTACCAGCTCAAGCGGGAGGTCCTGGAGTTCAAGCGGGCCGTCTCTCCGCTGCTTCGGCCGATGCTGCTGCTGAGCGAGCGGCCGATGCGGCTCGTCGACCCAGACATCCAGAAGTACTTCCGTGACGTCGCCGACCACCTGGCCCGCGTGCAGGAACAGGTCGTCGGCTTCGACGAACTGCTCAACTCGATCCTCCAGGCCAACCTCGCGCAAGCCGCGGTCGCGCAGAACGAGGACATGCGCAAGATCACCTCGTGGGCGGCGATCATCGCCGTGCCGACGGCGGTCTGCGGGGTCTACGGCATGAACTTCGACCACATGCCCGAGCTGCACTGGCGGTTCGGCTACCCCATGGTGCTCGGTCTCATCGGCGGCGTCTGCTGGGCCATCCACCGCACCCTGAAGCGCAACGGCTGGCTCTAG
- a CDS encoding PHP domain-containing protein: protein MRIDLHTHSTASDGTDTPAQLVRNAAAAGLDVVALTDHDTTRGYAEAIEALGTLDRSLTLVTGAELSCRLDGVGLHMLAYLFDPDEPELARERELVRDDRVPRAKTMVGKLQELGVPVTWEQVARIAGDGSVGRPHIAEALVELGVVPTVSDAFTPAWLADGGRAYAGKHELDPFDAIRLVKAAGGVTVFAHPAAVKRGQVVPEAAIAALAAAGLDGVEADHMDHDPATRTRLHGLAADLGLLATGSSDYHGSRKTCVLGEYTTDPEIYGEITRRATGAFPVPGAGGSAAATATA, encoded by the coding sequence GTGCGCATCGACCTGCACACCCACTCCACCGCTTCCGACGGCACGGACACCCCGGCGCAGTTGGTGCGCAACGCCGCCGCCGCCGGCCTCGACGTCGTCGCGCTCACGGACCACGACACCACCCGCGGGTACGCCGAGGCCATCGAGGCCCTGGGCACACTCGACCGGAGTCTCACCCTCGTCACCGGCGCCGAACTCTCCTGCCGCCTCGACGGCGTGGGCCTGCACATGCTGGCCTACCTCTTCGACCCCGACGAGCCCGAACTCGCCCGTGAGCGCGAGCTCGTACGCGACGACCGGGTGCCCCGCGCGAAGACGATGGTCGGCAAGCTCCAGGAACTCGGCGTCCCCGTCACCTGGGAGCAGGTCGCGCGCATCGCGGGCGACGGCTCGGTCGGCCGCCCGCACATCGCGGAGGCCCTGGTGGAACTGGGCGTCGTGCCCACCGTCTCGGACGCCTTCACGCCCGCCTGGCTCGCCGACGGCGGCCGCGCGTACGCCGGCAAGCACGAGCTGGACCCCTTCGACGCGATCCGCCTGGTCAAGGCCGCGGGCGGCGTCACCGTCTTCGCGCACCCGGCGGCCGTCAAGCGCGGCCAGGTGGTGCCCGAGGCCGCGATCGCGGCGCTGGCCGCCGCGGGTCTCGACGGTGTCGAGGCCGACCACATGGACCACGACCCGGCCACCCGCACCCGGCTGCACGGCCTTGCCGCGGACCTCGGTCTGCTGGCCACGGGGTCGAGCGACTACCACGGCAGCCGCAAGACGTGCGTCCTCGGGGAGTACACCACCGACCCCGAGATCTACGGGGAGATCACGCGCCGCGCGACCGGGGCGTTCCCGGTGCCGGGCGCGGGCGGAAGCGCTGCCGCCACCGCTACCGCTTGA
- a CDS encoding DUF6758 family protein translates to MRGEPSCPKCGGRVRAPGLFADSWQCDVHGTVHPLQPVIPPSVEALQVVVHRAQVPVWMPWPLPVGWLFTGVACAGDDRSGGRATAVACSGPAPLGGMGELVLVAEELGVGLGARYAGIDGPDPGPYLNVDKPAQAKLLAAGRPTPLWHVPGTPDDRAVFAGEARGLWLWAIAWPEQSGLLMYDELVLTDLRDAGAEVDLLPCGALSPRILMP, encoded by the coding sequence ATGAGGGGCGAACCCAGTTGCCCGAAGTGTGGTGGCCGGGTCAGGGCTCCCGGTCTCTTTGCCGACTCCTGGCAGTGCGATGTCCACGGGACGGTGCATCCGCTGCAGCCTGTGATCCCGCCCAGCGTCGAGGCCCTCCAGGTCGTGGTGCACCGCGCGCAGGTGCCGGTGTGGATGCCGTGGCCGCTGCCGGTCGGCTGGTTGTTCACTGGCGTGGCCTGCGCGGGCGACGACCGCAGTGGTGGCCGCGCGACCGCCGTGGCCTGCTCGGGTCCCGCGCCGCTCGGCGGCATGGGCGAGCTCGTGCTGGTGGCGGAGGAACTCGGCGTCGGTCTCGGCGCGCGGTACGCGGGCATCGACGGCCCGGACCCCGGCCCGTATCTGAACGTCGACAAGCCGGCGCAGGCCAAGCTCCTCGCGGCGGGCCGGCCGACCCCGCTGTGGCATGTGCCGGGCACGCCGGACGACCGAGCCGTCTTCGCGGGCGAGGCGCGCGGCCTGTGGCTGTGGGCGATCGCGTGGCCGGAGCAGTCGGGACTCCTGATGTACGACGAGCTGGTGCTCACCGACCTGCGGGACGCGGGGGCCGAGGTGGACCTCCTGCCGTGCGGGGCGCTTTCGCCGCGGATTCTTATGCCGTGA
- a CDS encoding DUF1003 domain-containing protein → MPPADRERDTRVEPRPAPRFRLDQPRPPRRKFLPEYDPEAFGRLSERIARFLGTGRFIVWMTVTIIVWVAWNVWAPEVLRFDPFPFLFLTLALSLQASYAAPLILLAQNRQDDRDRVNLEQDRKQNERSIADTEYLSREIASLRMGLGEVATRDWIRSELQDLVKELEEQRRSHRVVFPAEESGGRDVGDR, encoded by the coding sequence ATGCCACCGGCTGACCGGGAGCGGGACACCCGCGTCGAGCCCAGGCCCGCGCCGCGCTTCCGGCTCGACCAGCCGCGGCCGCCGCGCCGCAAGTTCCTGCCGGAGTACGACCCCGAGGCGTTCGGGCGGCTCTCGGAGCGGATCGCGCGGTTCCTCGGCACGGGGCGCTTCATCGTCTGGATGACGGTCACGATCATCGTCTGGGTGGCCTGGAACGTCTGGGCGCCCGAGGTGCTGCGCTTCGACCCGTTCCCCTTCCTGTTCCTGACCCTCGCACTGTCCCTCCAGGCGTCGTACGCGGCGCCTCTGATCCTGCTCGCGCAGAACCGGCAGGACGACCGGGACCGGGTCAACCTCGAACAGGACCGCAAGCAGAACGAGCGCTCCATCGCGGACACCGAGTATCTGAGCCGCGAGATCGCCTCGTTGCGCATGGGGCTCGGCGAGGTGGCCACCCGCGACTGGATCCGCAGCGAACTCCAGGACCTGGTCAAGGAGCTGGAGGAGCAGCGCAGGAGCCATCGCGTCGTATTCCCGGCCGAGGAGAGCGGCGGGCGTGACGTAGGCGACCGTTGA
- a CDS encoding alpha/beta hydrolase: MSRPPTFTPPPGVDARLLDTARGSFATLDARPAGEAKGTVLLLPGFTGSKEDFIALLRPIADAGYRAVSVDGRGQYESQGPTDDESPYAQEQLALDVLAQVDAIGDGDGDGNGHSSPHLLGHSLGGLVARAATLRAATLRAAPDTFASLTLMASGPAAITPSQQARAKMLTDALSVLSMAEAWAAIQAMDPPEEADLDGEALRERWLRHSPAQLIATGKQLCVEPDRVTELAATPLPKHVISGERDDTWPIPWLDEMAERLRAHRTVIAGAEHSPNTDRPTETAAALIAFWDRISGAAG, translated from the coding sequence ATGAGCAGGCCCCCGACCTTCACCCCGCCCCCCGGCGTCGACGCGCGGCTCCTCGACACCGCGCGCGGCAGCTTCGCGACCCTCGACGCCCGCCCGGCCGGCGAGGCCAAGGGCACCGTCCTGCTGCTCCCCGGATTCACCGGGAGCAAGGAGGACTTCATCGCCCTGCTGAGGCCCATCGCCGACGCCGGGTACCGAGCCGTCTCCGTAGACGGCCGGGGTCAGTACGAGAGCCAAGGCCCCACGGACGACGAATCTCCCTACGCCCAGGAGCAGTTGGCCCTCGACGTCCTCGCCCAGGTCGACGCGATCGGCGACGGAGACGGAGACGGAAACGGCCACAGCTCACCCCACCTCCTGGGCCACTCCCTCGGAGGCCTTGTCGCCCGCGCCGCCACCCTCCGCGCCGCCACCCTCCGCGCCGCCCCCGACACCTTCGCCTCGCTCACCCTCATGGCCTCGGGCCCCGCCGCCATCACGCCGTCCCAGCAGGCCCGCGCAAAGATGCTGACGGACGCGCTCAGCGTCCTGTCCATGGCCGAGGCCTGGGCGGCGATCCAGGCCATGGATCCGCCGGAGGAGGCCGACCTCGACGGAGAGGCCCTGCGCGAGCGCTGGCTGCGGCACAGCCCCGCCCAGCTCATCGCCACCGGCAAGCAGCTGTGCGTCGAGCCCGACCGGGTCACGGAGCTCGCCGCCACTCCGCTGCCCAAGCACGTCATCTCCGGCGAGCGCGACGACACCTGGCCCATTCCCTGGCTCGACGAGATGGCCGAGCGGCTGCGGGCCCACCGTACGGTCATCGCGGGTGCCGAGCACTCCCCCAACACCGACCGCCCCACGGAGACCGCCGCCGCCCTCATCGCCTTCTGGGACCGGATCAGCGGCGCCGCCGGCTAG